In the Primulina eburnea isolate SZY01 unplaced genomic scaffold, ASM2296580v1 ctg739_ERROPOS11973397, whole genome shotgun sequence genome, one interval contains:
- the LOC140822192 gene encoding ubiquitin carboxyl-terminal hydrolase 4-like has translation MHQDAHEFLNYLLNELVDILEKESLASKVDQETSSPSEKIANLPKSVSSNGVQKGPLFTWVHKNFQGILTNETRCLCCETVTARDETFLDLSLDIEQNSSITSCLKNFSSTESLNAEDKFFCDKCCSLQEAQKRMKIKKPPHVLVIHLKRFKYIEQLSRYKKLSYRVVFPTELKLSFTVEDADAEYSLFAIVALVVMGFSKRGMFRETGADWGRNLWLAIAFNCLLLGVYCRVFSPASISILTIASYVGVWSEHWLVRN, from the exons ATGCACCAG GATGCACATGAATTTTTGAACTATTTACTAAATGAATTGGTTGACATACTGGAGAAGGAATCCCTGGCTTCTAAGGTTGATCAGGAAACTTCCTCTCCGTCTGAAAAGATTGCTAATTTACCAAAAAGTGTGTCTTCCAATGGTGTTCAAAAGGGACCATTGTTCACCTGGGTACACAAAAATTTTCAG ggtatattgacaAATGAAACAAGATGTCTCTGCTGTGAGACAGTGACAGCAAGAGACGAAACGTTTCTTGACTTGAGCCTTGATATAGAACAGAACAGTTCGATAACTAGCTGTCTGAAGAACTTTAGCTCCACTGAATCTTTAAATGCAGAGGACAAGTTCTTCTGTGACAAGTGCTGCAG CTTGCAAGAGGCCCAAAAgagaatgaaaataaaaaagccACCTCACGTATTGGTCATCCATTTGAAGAGATTCAAGTACATTGAACAGCTCAGCCGGTACAAGAAGCTCTCATATCGTGTTGTATTCCCTACTGAACTAAAGCTCAGTTTTACTGTTGAAGATGCAGATGCTGAGTATTCCTTATTTGCCATAGTTGCCCTTGTCGTCATGGGGTTCTCGAAGCGTGGAATGTTTCGAGAAACTGGAGCAGATTGGGGAAGGAACCTATGG TTGGCCATTGCTTTTAATTGTTTGCTCTTAGGTGTTTATTGCCGTGTATTTTCCCCGGCATCCATTTCAATATTGACGATTGCGTCTTATGTCGGTGTTTGGTCTGAGCATTGGTTGGTTAGAAACTAG